In the Oryza glaberrima chromosome 6, OglaRS2, whole genome shotgun sequence genome, one interval contains:
- the LOC127777202 gene encoding uncharacterized protein LOC127777202, whose protein sequence is MPCCSAVLSAAAAAAAASRTPPWLHRLHAKGGLSFPSNLHIDDLLYGQHHALPHPPPPPPPPQPAKEPPPPTKPKHPKPKQQQHPPPPPPQKPPQGSTNLSLPNPSGSGSGNGNPPPSPQLQLSTVIADVFVTPSSAPPLIAPIKAFRKQNHPRPRPDKASRPSKENKDKASKVKVKKRRRSDRAADGDGERCSRTEVTVIDTSTDGWKAAKLLLRRGAVWKVRDKASGVSEPEDPTKMKRRAGLVSKIQRDREKQKQKEKEATSSGNIHASSGDGMKEPDGPIQALKRSRGPEPEPEIIALLH, encoded by the exons ATGCCGTGCTGCAGCGCGGTgctgagcgcggcggcggcggcggccgcggcaagccgcacgccgccgtggcTGCACCGCCTCCACGCCAAAGGGGGCCTGTCTTTCCCCTCCAACCTCCACATCGACGACCTCCTCTACGGCCAGCACCACGCCCTAccccatcctcctccgccgccgccgccgccgcagcctgcgaaggagccaccgccgcctacCAAGCCGAAGCATCCCAAgcccaagcagcagcagcatccaccgccgcctccgccgcagaaGCCACCGCAAGGTAGCACCAATCTCTCCCTACCAAACCCTAGCGGAAGCGGAAGCGGCAACGGCAACCCACCACCGTCGCCACAGCTGCAGCTCTCcaccgtcatcgccgacgtcttCGTCAccccctcctccgctcctccgctCATCGCGCCGATCAAGGCCTTCCGCAAGCAGAACCACCCGCGCCCTAGGCCCGACAAGGCCTCCCGCCCTAGCAAGGAGAACAAGGACAAGGCCTCCAAGGTCAAGGTCAAGAAGCGCCGCCGCTCCGACCGCGCcgccgatggcgacggcgagaggtGTAGCAGGACCGAGGTCACCGTCATCGACACCAGCACCGATGGGTGGAAGGCGGCGAAGCTGCTCCTCCGGAGAGGCGCCGTCTGGAAGGTGAGGGACAAGGCCTCCGGGGTCTCTGAACCTGAGGATCCCACCAAGATGAAGAGGAGGGCCGGCTTGGTCTCCAAGATTCAGAGGGACAGggagaagcagaagcagaaggaGAAAGAAGCAACCTCATCG GGAAACATTCATGCTAGTAGTGGAGATGGGATGAAAGAGCCTGATGGTCCTATTCAAGCACTGAAAAG ATCTAGAGGTCCTGAGCCAGAACCAGAAATTATAGCGCTTCTTCATTGA
- the LOC127777362 gene encoding uncharacterized protein LOC127777362: MAAKSLILFGVLLASLLLVSQDVVAARELTEAHESERENVKPEVEQNNWGGGYMHGGGYEHGGGYSQPGYGGGYGQPGYGGGYGQPGYGSGYGPGYGGGGSGPGYGGGYGSPGYGGGYGSPGYGGGSGYGGGYGGGYGGGYGSGSGYGGGGGYGGGSGGGGQHGGWH, translated from the exons ATGGCTGCTAAGTCTCTAATTCTGTTTGGTGTCCTCcttgcctccctcctcctcgtctcccaGGATGTAGTTGCTGCTAGGGAGCTCACTGAAGCCCATG AATCCGAGCGAGAGAATGTGAAACCTGAGGTTGAACAAAACAATTGGGGAGGTGGATACATGCATGGTGGAGGATACGAACACGGTGGAGGGTATAGTCAACCCGGGTATGGTGGCGGTTACGGACAGCCTGGGTATGGTGGCGGTTATGGCCAGCCTGGGTATGGTAGCGGTTATGGCCCTGGCTATGGTGGTGGGGGCTCTGGACCCGGATATGGTGGTGGATATGGTAGCCCAGGATATGGCGGCGGATATGGTAGCCCTGGCTATGGTGGTGGCAGCGGTTACGGCGGTGGATACGGCGGTGGCTACGGTGGTGGAtatggcagtggcagtggctatggtggtggaggtggttaTGGAGGAGGTTCTGGTGGAGGAGGTCAACATGGTGGATGGCACTAA
- the LOC127777203 gene encoding uncharacterized protein LOC127777203, translated as MASKTMVVLFVVAASLLLLSQDVAFAARELADASGEASKGGDKKDDISISIGVTVGATPVVTINTKPKHHGKTPSYGHSHP; from the exons ATGGCGTCCAAGACCATGGTGGTGCTGTTCGTCGTGGCGGCGTCTCTCCTCCTGCTCTCGCAGGACGTGGCGTTTGCCGCCAGAGAGCTCGCTGATGCCAGTG GCGAGGCGAGTAAGGGAGGCGATAAGAAGGACGACATCAGCATCTCCATTGGAGTGACCGTAGGCGCCACGCCTGTAGTGACCATAAACACCAAGCCCAAACACCATGGGAAGACGCCGAGCTATGGCCACTCTCACCCATGA